A region of Anticarsia gemmatalis isolate Benzon Research Colony breed Stoneville strain chromosome 18, ilAntGemm2 primary, whole genome shotgun sequence DNA encodes the following proteins:
- the LOC142980582 gene encoding transmembrane protein 53-like yields MSALKNAVSLAVKSSKGGLRGNGKFASFRPLLSCAPVAMVGLDRGAHTQDITKNMQYISNEKVKLKADPNTLKLDKRVDKPLCVMINWLLARQKHVMKYATLYLEQGFDVLSISCTPWQLMWPLKGSQLVAGDMIKFMAANENDQPLVVHGFSVAGYMWGEVCVHVMNNPELYQPVMDRVVAQVWDSAADISELTIGVPAAVFPKNQIMQKTLRAYMEYHMKTFHEAATSHYIRSSQLFHTNLCRAPALFLLSRSDPVGAERSNRSVHDSWVEMGIKCTWKCWDKSPHVQHYTHHPKEYVAALYHHLDAYGLVSQPEKMRMRL; encoded by the exons GCCTCATTCCGTCCGCTCCTGTCTTGCGCGCCCGTGGCGATGGTGGGCCTCGACCGCGGCGCTCACACGCAAGACATCACCAAGAACATGCAGTACATCAGCAACGAGAAGGTCAAGCTAAAAGCCGATCCTAATACCTTGAA GCTAGACAAACGCGTGGACAAGCCTCTCTGCGTAATGATCAACTGGCTGCTGGCTCGTCAGAAGCACGTGATGAAGTACGCGACGCTGTACCTGGAGCAAGGGTTCGACGTGCTGTCCATCTCGTGCACGCCGTGGCAGCTCATGTGGCCGCTCAAGGGCTCCCAG TTGGTAGCCGGCGACATGATCAAGTTCATGGCGGCGAACGAGAACGATCAGCCGCTGGTGGTGCACGGCTTCTCTGTAGCCGGCTACATGTGGGGCGAGGTCTGCGTGCATGTCATGAACAATCCTGAACT TTACCAGCCAGTAATGGACCGCGTGGTGGCCCAGGTGTGGGACTCCGCGGCGGACATCAGTGAGCTCACCATCGGAGTGCCCGCCGCCGTGTTCCCCAAGAACCAGATCATGCAGAAGACGCTCAGAGCTTATATGGA ATACCACATGAAGACATTCCACGAGGCGGCCACGTCGCACTACATCAGGTCGTCGCAGCTGTTCCACACGAACCTGTGCCGCGCGCCCGCGCTGTTCCTGTTGTCGCGCAGTGATCCCGTCGGAGCCGAGCGCAGCAATCGTAGCGTGCATGATAGCTGGGTCGAGATGGGCATTAAG TGTACCTGGAAGTGCTGGGACAAATCCCCCCACGTGCAGCACTACACGCATCACCCCAAAGAATACGTAGCGGCCCTCTACCACCACCTCGACGCGTACGGCCTCGTCTCCCAGCCGGAGAAGATGCGCATGCGATTATAA
- the LOC142980497 gene encoding transmembrane protein 53-A-like — MEVCRLRTVACLTFKHGRGLINNLNSTRPHLSCAPISIVGVNRGVHTQNLTQNMQHFSNDDVKLKVDPKTMDLNRRISKPLCIMMNFMLANPKHVKKYADLYLTHGYDVIAVSCSPWQLMWPVKGSQVIADRLLRFLEVNECGSSKPLVVHGFSVGAYVWAELLVQTTKDQKRFQPVLDRIGAQVWDSGADIHEIPVGFPTAVFPKNKFLQETFRAYIKGHMRIFHNVATKHYIQATEVFHANPCKAPGLFLVSKTDPVGAEKRSRTVAASWEKRGIKCNFKCWDRSPHVQHYLRHPEEYREILYSHLKESGVLKS; from the exons ATGGAGGTGTGTAGACTTCGGACGGTTGCTTGTCTGACTTTCAAACACGGGAGAGGGTTGATTAACAATTTGAAT TCCACTCGGCCTCATCTCTCATGTGCGCCTATCTCAATAGTGGGAGTGAACCGCGGAGTACACACACAGAACCTTACCCAAAACATGCAGCACTTTAGTAACGACGATGTCAAACTTAAAGTCGACCCTAAGACTATGGA CTTAAACCGAAGAATAAGCAAGCCGCTATGTATCATGATGAACTTCATGCTGGCCAATCCGAAGCATGTGAAGAAATACGCAGATCTGTACTTAACACACGGGTATGACGTCATTGCTGTGTCGTGCTCGCCCTGGCAGCTCATGTGGCCGGTCAAGGGATCACAG GTAATAGCAGATCGCCTACTAAGGTTCTTGGAAGTAAACGAGTGTGGTAGCTCCAAGCCGCTGGTGGTGCACGGCTTCTCTGTCGGCGCGTATGTCTGGGCTGAACTGTTAGTGCAGACCACCAAGGATCAGAAGAG GTTCCAGCCAGTGCTAGACCGCATAGGTGCCCAGGTGTGGGATTCCGGCGCAGACATTCACGAGATCCCTGTCGGCTTCCCCACCGCTGTATTCCCAAAGAATAAGTTCCTGCAGGAGACCTTCAGAGCTTATATAAA AGGTCACATGAGAATATTCCACAACGTGGCGACGAAACACTACATTCAGGCGACGGAGGTGTTCCACGCGAACCCTTGCAAGGCTCCGGGTTTGTTCCTCGTGTCCAAGACTGACCCGGTAGGAGCTGAGAAGAGAAGTCGAACCGTTGCTGCGTCCTGGGAGAAGAGGGGCATCAAg tGCAACTTCAAATGCTGGGACCGTTCACCGCACGTGCAACATTACCTGCGTCACCCGGAAGAATACCGAGAGATATTGTACTCTCACTTGAAGGAGAGTGGCGTGTTAAAGTCATAA